The following coding sequences are from one Maniola hyperantus chromosome 7, iAphHyp1.2, whole genome shotgun sequence window:
- the LOC117983875 gene encoding endoribonuclease rege-1-like: MGKKSKNRNRSKNAHSTKIQKNSKILKKNNSKTNKNIKVLFDRLRNGSESSSSSCSNNTVIELDCSEIKHDKQNVTSSFFIGDGEYADQTINNAPCPVQCSTPLSSKHRLKTKSPLPTNNNSNSIQNFEQEVEDLTKEINKDSYLTIDLTNDTTLNTTNQQTTVIDLVTTADNHTLSSANLSMSGDSDVTVVNIGRRKDRVNSTQMKNFLNAITKMDSSQKGTLLDLMAQRIFNGCNGPSTKNSLHSLKIGATRAPESVEDTYIKQVILGRQASRNSIGSNIYNPERDIRNKTGLRMVVIDGSNVAMQHSRGRVFSVKGLKICIDYFVQRGHVVRAFVPQFRCKAGKSTDGKLLSQLERQGLVVFTPSREIQGRLINSYDDRYIVQCAAEFDSVIVSGDNYRDLLLENPRWRHVIENRLLQFTWVGDMIMFPRDPLGRSGPTLEQFLRHPPTV; this comes from the exons ATGgggaaaaaatcaaaaaatagaAATCGATCT AAAAATGCACACTCTACGAAGATACAGAAGAATAGTAAGATTCTAAAGAAAAATAACAGTAAAACCAACAAGAATATAAAAGTATTGTTTGATCGCCTTCGCAATGGGAGTGAATCTTCTTCTTCAAGCTGCTCCAACAATACTGTCATAGAACTTGACTGTTCAGAGATCAAGCACGACAAACAGAATGTAACCAGTAGTTTTTTCATTGGGGATGGTGAATATGCTGATCAAACCATTAATAATGCTCCATGCCCTGTGCAATGCTCAACACCTTTATCTAGCAAACATagattaaaaacaaaatcacCTCTCCCGACAAACAATAATTCAAACTCCATACAGAATTTCGAACAAGAAGTCGAAGATTTAACTAAAGAAATTAATAAAGATTCTTATTTAACAATAGATTTAACGAATGATACTACTCTTAATACTACTAATCAGCAAACTACAGTCATTGATTTAGTTACTACCGCAGACAATCACACATTGTCGAGTGCGAATTTGTCTATGAGCGGAGATTCTGATGTTACTGTAGTTAATATTGGGAGACGTAAAGACAGAGTGAATAGTACACAAATGAAAAATTTTTTGAATGCGATAACAAAGATGGATTCCTCACAAAAAGGAACTTTGTTAGATCTTATGGCACAAAGGATTTTTAATGGGTGCAATGGACCTAGCACTAAAAATAGTTTGCATAGCCTTAAG attggCGCCACCCGCGCCCCCGAGTCAGTGGAGGACACTTACATAAAGCAGGTGATCCTGGGCAGGCAGGCCTCCCGCAACAGCATCGGCAGCAACATCTACAACCCCGAGCGGGACATCCGCAACAAGACCGGCCTGAGGATGGTCGTCATAGACGGCAGCAATGTTGCTATGCA GCACAGCAGGGGCAGAGTGTTTTCAGTAAAGGGgttaaaaatttgcattgaCTATTTTGTGCAGCGCGGACACGTCGTCAGGGCCTTTGTGCCTCAATTCAG GTGTAAAGCAGGCAAGAGCACAGACGGCAAACTGCTCAGCCAATTGGAGAGACAAGGGCTCGTCGTGTTTACGCCTTCACGGGAGATACAGGGCAGGTTGATCAATTCCTATGACGACAG ATACATAGTGCAATGTGCAGCGGAGTTCGACTCAGTCATAGTGTCCGGAGACAATTATAGAGACCTGCTGCTcgaaaatccaagatggcggcaTGTCATAGAGAATAGACTTCTGCAGTTCACGTGGGTTGGGGATATGATCATGTTCCCCCGGGACCCTCTGGGGCGAAGTGGACCTACACTGGAACAATTTCTAAGACACCCCCCAACTGTGTAG
- the LOC117983874 gene encoding protein Wnt-5b-like isoform X2, whose product MINDQCKQSLNGLGLSNMGLLEFKEWINQTEVFSDKSRMCSKLHGLTPGQRRVCRRHKDHMPAVGEGVRQGIRECQHQFEHRRWNCTITVFGPLTLIASRETAFTHAITAAGVSLSISRACRDGRLSSCGCSRASRPRHLHNDWVWGGCGDNLEYGYKFTEGFVDIRERERKVKRGSREQGRQLMNRHNNEAGRRAVIRKSRVTCKCHGVSGSCSLITCWQQLATFREIGDYLRDKYEGATEVKVSRRGKLRLSNPNYSLPTAQDLVYLEESPNYCIRNVSLGSPGTTGRECNKTAAGIDGCALMCCGRGYNTKKIVVKERCECKFHWCCRVDCNTCVKTMEVYTCK is encoded by the exons ATGATCAATGATCAATGTAAACAGTCTTTGAATGGTTTAGGACTTAG CAACATGGGCCTCCTGGAATTCAAAGAATGGATAAACCAGACCGAAGTCTTCTCAGACAAGTCACGCATGTGTTCCAAGCTTCACGGCCTAACTCCTGGCCAGCGCAGGGTCTGCCGGCGCCATAAGGACCACATGCCAGCAGTCGGAGAAGGGGTCCGCCAAGGAATCAGGGAGTGCCAGCATCAGTTTGAGCACCGACGGTGGAACTGCACCATTACTGTTTTTGGACCTTTGACATTGATTG CGTCAAGAGAAACCGCCTTCACCCACGCCATAACAGCTGCAGGGGTGTCGCTATCCATATCCCGCGCTTGTCGAGACGGCAGACTCTCGTCCTGCGGATGCAGTCGAGCGTCACGGCCGAGGCATTTGCACAACGACTGGGTTTGGGGCGGCTGCGGCGACAACCTCGAGTATGGATACAA ATTCACCGAAGGCTTCGTGGACATAAGGGAACGGGAACGCAAGGTGAAACGAGGCAGTCGCGAGCAGGGCCGCCAGCTGATGAACAGACACAACAACGAGGCCGGCAGGAGG GCAGTCATAAGGAAGTCGCGGGTGACTTGCAAGTGCCACGGCGTGTCGGGCTCCTGCAGCCTCATCACCTGCTGGCAACAGCTAGCCACATTCAGAGAAATTG gAGATTATCTGCGTGACAAATATGAAGGCGCTACGGAAGTCAAGGTGTCCCGCCGAGGGAAACTGAGGCTTAGTAATCCGAACTACAGTCTGCCGACTGCGCAGGATCTCGTCTATTTGGAAGAGTCGCCCAATTACTGTATTCGGAATGTCTCTTTG GGTTCACCAGGAACAACGGGCAGAGAATGCAACAAAACTGCAGCCGGCATAGACGGGTGTGCGCTCATGTGTTGCGGACGTGGATACAACACCAAGAAGATTGTTGTGAAGGAAAGATGCGAGTGCAAGTTCCACTGGTGCTGTCGTGTGGACTGCAACACTTGTGTTAAGACTATGGAAGTGTATACTTGTAAATAG